In Desulfatiglans sp., the sequence TAAAATATGTACTCTACAAGATCGAACAAATCGCCAGCACCGAGGCAAATGTCCTGGTGCTTGGTGAAACAGGTACAGGAAAAGAGCTTGTCGCCAGGGCAATTCACAGCCTGAGTCAGCATAAAAAGAGGGCACTGGTCAAGGTGAACTGTGCCACACTGCCCTCAAACCTTATCGAAAGCGAGTTGTTCGGGCATGAAAAAGGTGCTTTCACCGGAGCCCATTCCAAGCATACAGGACGATTTGAGGTCGCTGATGGGACCACCCTTTTTCTGGATGAAATAGGGGAGTTACCGTTTGAGTTGCAACCCAAGCTGCTCAGGGTTATTCAGGATGGAGAATTCGAAAGGTTGGGCAGTTCTCACACTGTCAAGGTCAAGGTGAGAATTATAGCCGCGACAAATCGCAATCTGGAAGAGGAAGTCAAAAAAGGCCGGTTCCGTGAGGACCTATGGTACCGTCTTAATGTCTTTCCTATTACCATGCCGCCCCTCAGGGATCGTTTGGAGGATATACCTCTTCTTGTGGAATTTTATATCAAAAAGATCGCTAAACGAATGGGTAAGTCAATTGAAGTCATTCCTTCAACTGTAATGAATAGTTTGCAGAGTTATCACTGGCCAGGTAATGTCCGTGAACTGGAAAATGTGCTTGAACGTGCGATAATAAATTCGTCAGGAGCTAAATTACGTCTGATGGACGAACTTCAAACTCAGACAAAATATTTATCAAACCCTGGAAAAAGTCTGGAAGCCATTGAACGTGAATATATTTTACAAATTCTGGACCAAACACAATGGAAGGTCAGCGGGAAAAACGGGGCCGCAGAGATATTGGGGCTCAATCGTAGCACTTTACGAGCGCGGATGCAGAAACTTGGCATTTCAAGACCACGTTGAATGTCCAAACTTGAAAGGCTGATAGGAGCTTGATTGTTTGATGTTTAAAAGTGGTCATATTTAAACATTTCCCATATATGACCACTTTTTATTACCAACATCACCATAAAACAGTTTCCTACTTGATTCAGATTTCAATGTTAAAACAATATGTTGCATTATTACATTACCTTTTAACCTTTCTGGCATGAAGCTTGGATATACCATAATATAATTCCGGAATTTTTTGACTGTAGCAGAGGTGCTTAAATAAAAGTTCTGATGGACTTTACTTGTCTGTTATGGACAAGTTGCGCCTTGCCTTATTATTAACTGTACCGGAAAACTCTATTGTTCAGCAACATGTCAGAGATTTCAATAAGGTATAAAAATTATTATGGGAGATACAGTTATGTTTACTATTGAGATGAAGGATCTAATTTCTACTATAGCAAAGATGCTTGTTGATAAACCCGATCAGGTCATTACCTCAGAGATAAAAGGGCAACAGGTCTCGGTGATTGAATTAAAAGTGGCACAGGAAGATCTCGGAAAAATAATAGGTAAGCAAGGACGCACCGCTCATGCCTTAAGAGGCATCCTTATGGCAGCATCAGCAAAATTAAAAAAGAGATGTACCCTGGAGATACTGGCGTAAGGATATAACTCAACATATACCCTGAGTGGTTTAAATTGTGATGGTCATATATAACCATTAACCATATGCGACCACTGTTTATCAATAATCTGACATTCACCCCAACCTTTTATGGTCTATATTAACTATTTTAAATCAAGAGGTTATAACTATTGAAATAACTCTTAACCGTCATGGCATGAAGATTGGATATATAATATTTAAGCGTAAGTTTTTATTTGCAGACTTCACAGAAAGAGATCTGGATTTGGAAATATTTTCGAATAGAAACAGGTTTCCTTCAACAACATCTTTCTAAAATGTGCGTGCATCTTTTAAAGGCAATCTCAGTGAAGGTTATGGAGCATACGATATGATGGGCCAGAATCCGAATGAGATACTGGAATATGGACGAAAAATGATGAATTACGGCTTTAATGAGGGGGCAGGTGCGTCATACAAATTTTTTAAACCTTAAAGAGCTGTACTTATAGCGGATAAACCTAATGATCTTATCAATTATAATTTTAAATGCCTTACCGGAAAAACGAAAAGAGCTTATGCAGACACTTCTCTCAATGTTTGAGGCGAATAATAAGGAGAAAGGGTGTCTTAGGTATAACATCTTAACCGATATCCATGAAACAACAGTTTTTAACCTGATAGAAGAGTGGAGTACCCGTGAAGACTTAAACAGGTACATAAGGTCTGAGAAGTTCAGCATCATACTCGGTACAAAAAGTCTTTTAGCTGTGCCAATGAAAATAAAAATTCATTCGGTATTCCAAACAGAAGGGATTGATGCCGTATATAACCTGAGGAGTCAATAAAGAAAGGAATGCCAATGAAAGTATTATTGATTTACCCGAAATTCCCTGACACATTTTGGTCTTTTAAATATGCCTTGAGTTTTATACATAAGAAGGTGGCCTTCCCACCCCTTGGCCTTTTGACTGTTGCATCACTGCTGCCTGATGATTTTCAAAAGCGCCTTGTGGATACCAATGTTAACATCCTTACAGATGATGATCTATTATGGGCAGACCTGGTCTTTATCGGAGGGATGGCTGTTCAAAGGGAATCTGCTAAAAAGATAATTGACCGCTGCAAATCAAAGGGGCTAAAGGTTATTGTAGGTGGCCCTCTTTTCACTGCGGAGCCAGAGGCATTTGATAATGTGGATTCGCTTGTCCTGGACGAAGCAGAGACTACTCTTCCCCATTTCCTTGAAGACCTGAAAAACGGTCATACGAAAAAGATCTACAGGGCTAAAGGTTATTGTGATCTCAAGCACAGCCCAGTGCCCTCACTTGATCTGATAAATATAAAAAATTATGCCTCAATGTCTGTTCAATTTTCAAGAGGATGCCCGTTTAACTGTGAGTTCTGCAACGTGACGGTTCTATTTGGTCATAAGTTACGTGTTAAGACAAATAAGCAGGTTATAGCGGAGCTTGATAATATTTACGATACAGGCTGGCGCGGGCCAATATTTTTTGTTGATGACAATTTTATTGGCAACAAAAATATCCTGAAAACAGAGGTGCTGCCTGCCCTGATCGAGTGGCGAAAGAAGAAAAAAGGGTGTGCTTTTTTTACTGAGGCATCTATCAATCTGGCTGATGATCCTGATCTCCTTAATATGCTTGTTAAAGCAGGATTTGATTCGGTATTCATAGGCATAGAATCGCCCGATGATGCATCACTTTCAGAATGCAATAAGAGCCAGAACAGGAACCGAGACCTTCTTCAAAGTGTGAAAACCATTCAGCGTGCTGGATTGCAGGTTATGGGCGGCTTTATTGTCGGCTTTGACAGTGACACACCCTCTATCTTTCAGCGGCAGATTGATTTTATTCAAAATAGCGGGATCGTCGCAGCAATGGTAGGGCTGCTTCAGGCTCCTCCCGGCACTAAACTTTTTGACCGGTTGAATAAAGAGAACAGGGTAACCGAAGAGTTTTCCGGTGACAATGTTGACGGGACTACCAATATCCGTCCCAAAATGGGTATGGATAGTCTTATGGAAGGATACCGGTCAATTATGAAACAGATCTATTCTCCTCATAACTACTACACACGGGTCAGAAATTTATTTGACGAAATAAAAAACACAAATTTTCAAATGTCCATTGATATGCAGAGAATCCTTGCATTGTTCCGTTCCAGTTTCCGTCTGGGTATATGCGAAAAAGAGCGTTTTTATTACTGGCGTCTTTTGATCTGGACCTTGATACGCAGGCCCAGGCTCTTGTCACTGGCTGTCACTCTTGCAATATACGGCCATCACTATCGAAAGATATGTGAAATATATATTTTTTAAATGCTGACAATGGTTCTGTACAGCATTCAGAACCAAAGTTACTACTTTTACTAACCCTATAAAAGGAGAACTGATTATGAATATTTTAAATCTTATCATCGCCATCATAGCCCTGATCATTGCAATTATAGCATTTCAACGAACCGGAGGGGTAAAAGACCTTAAAAAAAATACAGCCGAGCTTCTGGCAAAAGCTGAAAAAAAGATGAGGGAAGAAACACCATCGGTTGAGGAAGAAAAAAAACAGTAGAAAAATAGACAGGAGGAAATATCCCGGAAAATAAATACTGCAAATATTAAATTTTTATTCCTCCTGTCTATCACTATTTAAATCGGGGTATAATAATGAAAATACAACTATTATCGACGGAAAAGGTGATCCAATGGAACTGGCAGGACGAGTCAAACAGGTCAAGGCACAAATAGAAACGACGACAAGTGATTATGACAAGGAGAAGCTGCAGGAACGCCTTGCGAAATTAGTCGGAGGGGTTGCGGTAATAAGTGTGGGAGCCGTTACAGAGGCTGAGATGAAAGAGAAAAAAAGACAGAGTTGAAGATGCTCTTAACGCCACAAGGGCAGCGGTAGAAGAAGGCATTGTCCCGGGGGGCGGTGTTGCATATATACGGGCCATGAAGGTCCTTGAAAAGGCCAAATTTCAGGAGGAAGAGCAGCTTGGCGCGTTTATTATTAAACGCGCACTGGAAGAGCCTTTAAGGCAGATTGCAAACAATGCAGGCTTTGAAGGAGCTGTTGTAATTCAACATGTTATGAAGGGCGAGGGTAATTTTGGATTTAATGCTGAAACAGGTTTGTATGAAGATCTCATGAAGGCGGGGATAATAGACCCAACCAAGGTTACCAGGTTTGCGCTTCAAAACGCAGCCTCTCTGGCAGGCTTACTAATGACCACCGAGGCAATGGTAGCGGAAAAACCTATAAAAAATAGATCTTTGGTGCCAGATGCGTCCCAGGATGACATATATTAATTTCCAGTCAGAGAGGGAATTATCGCAATGAAACTTTATCTTATAAACCCATCCAATCAGCTTACACTTGTTATGTATCCCAAGGACTGGAAATATTATACCCTGACCTTTCCTGTGGTGCGATATAAAAACCTGTCACTTGAGCAGATCATAGATGAAATGGTCTCATGCGACCATGCTTTTTATTCTATACCCAGGATAATTGGCAGGATATAGAGAAATATCATTCAACACCGTGAACTGAAGATCAGCCTGATAAGCGCTGAAGTGTCCACCACAACTCTTTTCACCTG encodes:
- a CDS encoding sigma 54-interacting transcriptional regulator → MSEQKNDKSKLQVFLDIFNNILGSVREALVLLDPDLKVIKANDAFYRTFKVVKDKTEGALIYDLGNRQWDIPRLRELLENILPHNSTFNDFEVEYNFDAIGHKIMHLNARQIYSEFNGTRFILLAIEDVTEREYYKRRLEDLVEERTAESTTAREEALKDKKSAEEALHEIKKLKDQLEAERAYLQEEIKVEYNHENIIGHSDGLKYVLYKIEQIASTEANVLVLGETGTGKELVARAIHSLSQHKKRALVKVNCATLPSNLIESELFGHEKGAFTGAHSKHTGRFEVADGTTLFLDEIGELPFELQPKLLRVIQDGEFERLGSSHTVKVKVRIIAATNRNLEEEVKKGRFREDLWYRLNVFPITMPPLRDRLEDIPLLVEFYIKKIAKRMGKSIEVIPSTVMNSLQSYHWPGNVRELENVLERAIINSSGAKLRLMDELQTQTKYLSNPGKSLEAIEREYILQILDQTQWKVSGKNGAAEILGLNRSTLRARMQKLGISRPR
- a CDS encoding KH domain-containing protein, with the protein product MKDLISTIAKMLVDKPDQVITSEIKGQQVSVIELKVAQEDLGKIIGKQGRTAHALRGILMAASAKLKKRCTLEILA
- a CDS encoding antibiotic biosynthesis monooxygenase, producing the protein MILSIIILNALPEKRKELMQTLLSMFEANNKEKGCLRYNILTDIHETTVFNLIEEWSTREDLNRYIRSEKFSIILGTKSLLAVPMKIKIHSVFQTEGIDAVYNLRSQ
- a CDS encoding DUF4070 domain-containing protein; amino-acid sequence: MKVLLIYPKFPDTFWSFKYALSFIHKKVAFPPLGLLTVASLLPDDFQKRLVDTNVNILTDDDLLWADLVFIGGMAVQRESAKKIIDRCKSKGLKVIVGGPLFTAEPEAFDNVDSLVLDEAETTLPHFLEDLKNGHTKKIYRAKGYCDLKHSPVPSLDLINIKNYASMSVQFSRGCPFNCEFCNVTVLFGHKLRVKTNKQVIAELDNIYDTGWRGPIFFVDDNFIGNKNILKTEVLPALIEWRKKKKGCAFFTEASINLADDPDLLNMLVKAGFDSVFIGIESPDDASLSECNKSQNRNRDLLQSVKTIQRAGLQVMGGFIVGFDSDTPSIFQRQIDFIQNSGIVAAMVGLLQAPPGTKLFDRLNKENRVTEEFSGDNVDGTTNIRPKMGMDSLMEGYRSIMKQIYSPHNYYTRVRNLFDEIKNTNFQMSIDMQRILALFRSSFRLGICEKERFYYWRLLIWTLIRRPRLLSLAVTLAIYGHHYRKICEIYIF